CGGGTTCTGATGCAATGCGATCGCCCAAAGGAAGTTGGCGATCGACGTTATATCCTAAAGTTGCAGCAAACATGACCGCATCTGCATAAGTCGCAAAGGGAGCAGTGCTATCGTTAGATTCGACTAACCGCTTCACCAACTCTCCCTTATCTTTAGCCAATCGAACGCGATGCGATGCCATTTCCGACTGCTTCCCTACCTCTATTGGCGATTATTTACCCGCACTTTGGAAACCGAGACCATTCTCTTCGGCATAGCGCTCCATAAACCGCATGAACCGGTCCCACTCCGCTTCCCCTTTCATCACGTAAAGAGCTTCAACAATACTAGGTTTACCATCAAAGAATTTGGCGTTTACTTCGCGAGTGACAATTTCTCCTTCTTCATCAATCATGTGCAATCCAGTCACTTCGTCCGTATTGCCTTCTTTAAACACCGTTGGGTCTGTAAAAATAAACGTAGCAGTCCCACTGCTGTTATCTTTAGCGCGAGTCAGGCGGACTTCAGGAACATCTTGCTCTTTAATGCCTCGAGTTAGCTGGATTTCTGCCATAAGTTTAGGATTGATGAGATTGAATCTATTGCGAGTGCGTTACATTACTTTATCATCATCTCAGTCTCCAGGCCCTTCTGCAACCTGGCGATCGCCGCAATTTTCAGTTAGTCTTCTACTAATTCTGCCCGAACCCGCGATCGCCGAAGTTGATGGATGAGTCGTTCGGCTTGATTCAGATATAGAGGTTTGGGCAAGATTTGCGGTAAATTGTTCATTAAATCGCGGGAAGCACTCAGATGATATCCCGAAACTCGGGAAATAGTATTGGCTCCATCAAAGACCGAATCCTCTGTAGAAGCAGAATTAATCCGAACATACCAGCAGCGCAGATCCGATTGCACCGTTCCCTGCTCGATATGTTTCAAGCCATCAATGCTGGATAAGACCACAATGCGATCGCCCACAGCCAATCGAATATCATCAGAAGGCATGAGAGTCGCATATTCCCCAGGCGTTTGATGCAAAATGACTGCGACTCCATATCCATAAGCGACTTCGCTAATTAAATGACCGTGTAAGGTATCGATCGCTTCAATTTGATATTCAGTCACTAAAATTGTCGTGTTGTTGTAGCGCAGTAAGCTAATAATATTTTCGCCAAAGGCTGCTCCAGCAAAGGCTTCTGCTGCGACTTCATAGGTCGCGATTGTTTGTACGTTATGGAGCAAATGATTGAGATATTGACTTAATCCCTGACTGTAGGTACCAATCGCCAAATGAATTTCTGGGTTTAAGCGTCTTACCATCAAGGCAATTTCCAGATTGAGCATCTCATTTTCCGTGGCAACGATCGCGCTTTTCGCTTCGACTAAGTTGGCTTGTTTGAGAGCATCTTGGACGTTACCAATAATAATTGGAATACCGGGTAATAAGGCGCGATCGAAATCCCGGTTTAAGGTAATACCCACTAAAGAGCGATCCAGATTTTGTAAAAAATTTGCCACTTGTTGACCGAGGCGATCGAGACCGACTACGATTAAATGGTTCTGTTGTGGGATGGGAGGAGAGCGCCGCAACAGGTTAAATTTATAGGAGAGCAGCGCTTCAGTGAGTAAGGCATAGAGGACTCCCACGAATGCCGTTCCCACTAAAGTTAGACTGAAGGAAAACAGTTGCAGCCAAGCCGGAATTTTTACTGCTGGCTCCAAGTTACCAAACAGATCGCCATAACCTCCCAGCAGCAGAATGGCCGTGGCATAAAAAGCATCGAGCCAAGATAGATCGGGATAATAGGATTTGAAGACAAAGGTTCCCACAATCGAGAGAACGATGGTAATTATCGTACAAATCGGGGCGATCGATTGTATTCCCTGAAAGATTACCATATGCCGCCAGCGATCGCCATAAGTGTTCTGCCACTGCGCAAGTTTCCTTTTCCAACCCTCGGTCAAATTCCGGAATAGATTGAGTAAAATCGGAGAATTAGATTGAGATGAACTCAGCGGATACGGTGCTTTGTGATGGGAAGAATTTAAGGTGAATTTATTAACTTCTTGTGCATAAACCAAGGTATCTCCAGCCTGCAGTTTCTGCTGGGGATGCCATTGGTGAAATGATGAGGTAGCAGGAAATTGATTGGATAAGTGAAAGAGAATACAGCGTTTCTTCGTCTGTAGCTCGTGCAGATATCTCTGACACCAGGGATCGTTATTTTTAAGTTTATGAGCAATAATTTGTATGCTCTGTTCGTCTAAGTTGAAAAAACCTAAGATTCCTTCTCCCAAACCGGCTAAACCAAATGCAGATGCTGTCATTTCTGTTGGTTCTCCAGCAAAGCAGTTCCCTAATGTATCGCTTAACAAATCATTTAAATTTTTAGCCGAAGAACGCAAGATAATTCTCGCATTTTGATTGAGCTGGCGCACCACTAAGGCCGTGTGCGCATTGACTTCTTCATTGCTGGTGACGATTAAGACAGTACGACAGACAGTAATCCCTGCCCGGTCTAAAATTTGCGGCTGCCGACAGTCTCCGATAATTAATTCATCTAAGATCTCGGCTACAGAAGGCAATTCCCATTCTGTCGGCATTTGCTTTTCAATCGCACTCACCACAACTCCAAATTTTTTCAGGGCAATGATGCATTGTTGACCCAGATGACCCAATCCACACACTAAGAACTTATCCCAATGGGCTTTCGCAGAAGATGTTGATGGAGATTGGGTCGGCTGTGACATTAAATCAACAAGCATATCGCAGGTGACAGGTTGGTTAGGATACCAAGCTTTTGGTGGTGAGTAACTATATCTCAGAACTAAAAGATAAAGTTAATCGTAACCCGAACTCAGGTTCAATAATATTAATTTTTTTGCGAGTTAATGAATAGCTCTTTATTCCGGATGGCGCAAGCGGGAAAGAAACTCGCGAACAACATGGTGCGGGTCGTTTTCACAAGAGTCTGCAGTATACACGCCAATGGTTGTAATCCCATATTGTTTAAATATGCGATCGCGCTGGCTATCTCCACCTAGCTTTTCTTGGCTTAGTTCCCGATTGTCAACAATTTGTAAAATCCCGCATTTTCCCTCATCAATAACTAAAAAATAAGCCTCGATTTCGGCCTCTCCGTCTAATACCGTTTTACAATTAGGATAGAACAGAACGGATTGTTCTTCCAATGCTTGAGCGATCGATAATTCTGCTTCTGAGTAAAACTCCAATCCCTGCCATTGATACAGCACTCCAGAAGATTTCAGCCGATCGCGATTTAGCCCTTCAGCATGAATTAAATGGGTATCGTTTAAATTCGTTTCGTTGAAATCGGCTCCTTGAAATTTGGCATAAGCAGCGTTGCATCGATCTAATGTTGTTTGATATAAGTTTGCCTCAGTTAAATTCGCTTTAATTAAATTGGCACCACTGACATTGGCCCGACTCAGATCGGCACTACTTAAGTTCGCCCCACTTAAGTTTGCCTGAGATAGAGAGGCTTGCAGTAAATACGCTCCATTCAGGTCGGCTTGCACGAGATTGGCAAAAATCAAATTAGCTCCGCTAAGATCGGCATGAGCTAAATTAATATTAAATAAATACGCGCTACTGAGATTGGCAAACACCAAGTTACTCCCACTCAAGAGAGCTAAGAACAAATTTGCACAACTCAAATCTGCTTGATATAAATTGGCATAGCTCAGATTGGCGTGGGAAAAATTGACATGAAATAAATTCGCTCCAGCTAGGTTGCTGCGGCTGAGATCGATACCACTTAAATCCGCATAACAAAGATTTACTCCGGATAAATCTAGACCGCGAAAATCTCGTTGTCCGGCCTGATATCGGTCTATAATTTCAGTTTGATCCATAGATTGGCTATACCATGACTATATCGTTGATGCAATCGCCTTCACACGTCATATTCCGTCAATAGCCTTTCCAGTACCATCCGTGCATTATCCTCGAGAAATGGTCTCAGGACTCTCGAGGATAATGCACGGTAGTTTCGCGTAAAAGTTCCAGGGCTGCTTGATATTGAGGATCGGTTTCCGTCGCAATTTCTTCACGATCGATCGCTCCTAGGGGAACCATACGATTCGGTTCGATACCGCGCTGATTGATATCACGGCCGTCTGGAGTTTCATATTTCGCGATCGTTACTGCTAATCCCGATCCATCGGACAAATCGAACAAGGATTGAATTAATCCTTTGCCAAACGTCGTTTCTCCGAGAAGCTGAGCGCGATCGCTATCTTGTAGAGCACCTGCTAAAATTTCACTAGCACTGGCAGTTCCGCCATTGACGAGAACCACTAAAGGAGCATCAGTCAGAGCTGTTCCACTGGCTTCAAAGCTTTCTAACACTCCTTGACGGTTCACCACATACACAATAGTACCGCGATCGATCCATTGCCGCGCCACCTCAATACCCGCCGTCAGCAATCCTCCTGGATTATTACGCAAATCGAGGATATAAGCTACTGCTCCTTGCTCTTCCAGATTGGCGATCGCCCGAGCCATTTCCCGCGTCGCATAGGCATTAAACTGGGTTAAGCGAATATACCCAACAGCGGGAGCATCTGGATCGGATGAGAGCGATCGCAACTGAGTGACGATCGGATTCAGCGTAATTCGATCGCGCAGGATCTCAACGGTTCGTCTCGTTCCATCTCGTTGCTCTAAGGTCAACATTACCAAAGTGCCGATGGAACCGCGCATCCGGTTGGCTGCTTCCTCAATCGTTAACTTGGATGTCGGCCGTCCGTCAATGGTCAAAATGCGATCGCCAGTTTGCACTCCCGCTGCTTCCGCTGGCGATCCGGCGATCGGAGCAATAACCATCAACACTCCAGTCTTGGGTTCCAGAGCAATTTGCAGTCCCACTCCACTTAACTCGCCAGAGGTGCTCACCTGCAAACTCTGATATTGATTCGGCGGCAAAAAGCGAGTAAACGGATCGCCCAAACTCTTCAACATCTTATCGATCGCCTTATAAGTCTCCTGGCGATCGCGCAACGGCTTCTTCAGAGCCTTCTGTCGCACGAACCACCAATTCTGATGATTAAACGTATCGTCCAGATAAGAGCGATTCACAATACGCCAAACCTCATTGTAAAGCTTTTGCTCTGCCGTCAGAGCATGGGCTGGAGCCATCCATCCGCCAAAGGCGATCGCTCCAACCAGGAGAACCAGACATCCTATCGAAATTAGTCGCTTCACAATTCGCTGTTCTATCATTACTTTTGCTATGTTACATTTCTATAAGAGCGCATTAATCTTTGATAGGATCGTTAACTCCATGTTTACCAAAGAGGTAAGAGAATCAAAAACCTTTCAATGGTTTCAAGAACGTCTAGAGATCCAAGCTATCTCTGACGACATCACCAGCAAGTACGTCCCTCCTCACGTTAATATCTTTTATTGCCTCGGCGGGATTACCCTGGTCTGCTTTCTAATCCAGTTTGCCACTGGATTCGCCATGACCTTCTACTACAAACCTACAGTAGCCGAAGCATTCTCCTCCATTCAATACATCATGAACGAGGTAAGCTTCGGATGGTTAATTCGCTCCATCCACCGCTGGTCGGCCAGCATGATGGTGCTGATGATGATTCTGCACATCTTCCGAGTTTACCTTACCGGCGGCTTCAAAAAACCCCGCGAGCTAACTTGGGTTACCGGAGTTGTCTTGGCTGTTATTACCGTGACCTTCGGCGTTACCGGCTACTCTCTGCCTTGGGACCAAGTTGGATACTGGGCCGTTAAAATCGTAAGCGGCGTTCCTGCTGCTGTTCCCGTTGTCGGCGACCTCGTTGTCGAACTCATGCGCGGTGGGGAAAGTGTCGGTCAAGCAACCCTCACTCGCTTCTACAGCCTGCATATCTTCGTTCTTCCTTGGTCGATCGCCGTATTCATGCTGGCTCACTTCTTAATGATCCGCAAGCAAGGAATTTCCGGTCCTTTGTAAACCCTGGATTAATATCCCGGACAACTGACCGTTCCATTTACCCAAGTTTCAACCATGTCTATTGAAAAGAAACCCGCATTATCCGATCCCAAGTTACGGGAAATGCTCGCCCAAGGAATGGGTCATAACTACTACGGCGAACCTGCTTGGCCCAATGACCTACTCTATACTTTCCCCGTTGTAATCGTTGGAACTTTAGGCTGCATCGTTGCCTTAGCCGTTCTCGATCCCGCGTTCATTGGCGAACCTGCCGATCCGTTTGCAACCCCTCTGGAAATTCTTCCAGAATGGTATTTCTACCCCGTATTCCAAATCCTCAGAACCGTTCCCAACAAACTGCTGGGCGTTCTGATGATGGCTTCCATTCCCCTCGGATTAATTCTCGTTCCCTTCATTGAGAGCGTGAACAAGTTCCAAAATCCCTTTCGCCGTCCGGTAGCGACTGCGATCTTCTTATTTGGAACCCTGGTAACCATCTGGTTGGGCATCGGTGCTGCACTGCCAATTGACACCTCTTTAACCTTGGGATTGTTCTAAATTGAGTTAGGGCATAACCCAATAACTAGTTACTAGAACTAGTAACTAGTTTTATCGGCAGTGGGAATGGAGCTATAGTTAGTTTCATTTCCACTGCTGAATTCATTTTTAAAGTTTAGCTGTGGTTTTGTTGGATTCGCGATCGCATAATATGAGTATTCGGATTGGTATTGTTACGGCTTCAGACCGCGCTAGTGCTGGAGTGTATGAAGATTTGTCAGGAAAAGCGATTCGCGATCGCTTAACAGAATATCTAATAAGTCCCTGGGAACCCGTCTACAAACTAATTCCCGACGATCGCGAAACCATCGAGCAGGTGTTAGTTTCCCTAATTGACGAGGAAAACTGTTGCTTAGTTGTCACGACTGGAGGAACCGGCCCCGCACCGCGAGACGTTACGCCAGAAGCGACTGCAGCTGTTTGCGATAAAATCTTACCGGGATTTGGCGAATTGATGCGATCGGTTTCTTTGCAATACGTTCCGACTGCCATCTTATCGCGACAAACTGCTGGCATTCGCGGCAATGGTTTAATTGTCAATCTTCCGGGAAAACCCAAATCGATTCGAGAATGTTTGGATGCGGTTTTTCCCGCTATTCCTTATTGTTTGGATCTGATTGGCGCGCCTTATTTAGAATGCAATCGGGAACAAGTAAAAGTCTTTCGCCCGAAGCCAAAATCTTAGATGAGTTCGATCCTCCCTAGCCTCTATCTCTCTCATTGATTTGAGAAATACCGTACAGAAGATTACTCAGAGCAACCCAGTCATTAATACTTAAGTTTTCGGCGCGAGCTTGCGGATTAATATTAAGTTGCTCTAATAAAGGGATCAGGCTATCCGTACTAATAATCGACTTAAAATTATTGCGCAACATTTTCCGCTTAGCCGCAAATCCTAAAGCGACAATTTGCTGCAAGTGTTGCGGGTTATTTGCCGGATTTTCGATAGGCCTTGGCGCAATCTCGATCGCCGCTGAATCGACTTTAGGAGGTGGAAAGAAGTTTTTTGCTGGAACATCAAAGAGTAGCTGACATTCGGCTAAATATTGCACTCGAACGGAAAGAGCACCAAACGCTTTCGTACTCGGTTTTGCTATAATTCGCTGCGCTACTTCTTTTTGGACTAATAAGATAATTTTCTCATAACTGGGAATGACTGGCTTCGCAATTTTCCCCAAAAGTTTTTCTAAAATCGGTCCCGTAATATTGTAGGGAATATTAGCAACAACTTTATTCGGGTTTTGGAATTCAGGAAATGCCAAAAGTAAAGCATCAATATCTAGAGATAAAAAATCTCCTTGTAGCAAGAGAAAGTTGGTCTTGGATTTGAAATTCTTCATCAACTTCTGGCACAAATCGCGATCGATTTCTACGGAGATAACCTTTCCAGCATTTTGGATCAGAGGACGAGTGAGCATTCCCATTCCCGGACCAATTTCTAAAATGCGATCGCGCTCGGTTAACTCAGCCGCCTTCACAATGCGATTGAGAATCTTATCGTTAGTCAGCCAATGCTGGCCAAAAATTTTGCGGGGTTTATGCATTCAAACCTTCGATCTCCTTGATTGTAGAGGTAATTCTATCAAAAATGTTGTTCCTTTACTAGGTGCAGATTCACAAGTCAATGTCCCTCCCTGTTTTTCCACAATAACTTGATAGCTAATCGATAAACCCAATCCCGTCCCCTTACCGACAGGTTTCGTCGTAAAGAATGGGTCAAAAATATGCGATCGCACCTCCTCATTCATTCCCTTTCCATTATCCGAAATCCTAATTTCAACCATTTTTTCTGGTTCCCGATATCCAGTTTCAATCAACAGTCTTGGCTTGGAAATATCAGCTGACAACATTGCTTCTATCGCATTATCTATAATCTGATAAAACACCTGATTGAGTTCTCCGGCATAGCACAATATATTGGGAACCTTCTCATAGTTTTCAATCACCTCAATTCCATGGAGTTTATTTTGTAAAACCATCAAGCTATTCTCTAATCCTTCTTTAATATCAGCCCATTTCTGCTCCGATTCATCCAAGCGAGCAAAGGCACGTAATCCTAAAACAATACTTTGAATTCGATCCGATCCATTCTGCATCGAATCCATCAATTCCTGAAAATCATCTAAGATAAAATCCAAGTCAATTTCGTCAATTTGTTGCTCGATTTCTGGGTTGGGTTCGGGATAATGCTTCTGATAAAGATGAATTAAAGCTAATAACCCCTCCATATATTCTCGAGCATGAGGTAAATTACTGTAGATAAAACTAATTGGATTATTAATCTCATGAGCCACTCCCCCAACCATTTTACCTAAACTCGACATTTTTTCGGTTTGGATAAGCTGTGCTTGAGTGTGTTGCAGCTCCTGTAGAGCTTCTTCTGTTTTTTCCTTCTCCTCTTGTAAGGCTTGAGTTCTCTGTTGCACTCGAATCTCTAGAGTTTCATTAGCTTGTTCTAAAGCTTGAAATGAATGGTTCAGTTGCTCGGACATTTGATTAAAAGAATCACTTAAACGCTCCACCTCTTGCAAAGAAGAATTGGGTAAATGCTGAGTTAAATGACCTCGAGCAATCCGTTCCGTTGCTTGAGCTAAACTGTTCAATGATTTAATAATCCAGTCAGCAGTTATCAATCCTAAAAAAACAGAAATAAATAAAGCAATTAGGCATAGCTGAATTGTAATCCAAGTATTGGTATCGATCTCTTCCATAAAGTCTTCTTCTGGAACAACCACAACAATCAACCAATCAATTCCTCGCTGATTATTAAGTGGCGTTACTTGAACAAAGTATCGTTTCCCTCGTATGAAAAACTCCAACTGCTGCGGACTATTTAAATTATCAAAGTCACCAAATATACGTTGTAAATACTCGGAAGAAGATTGAATGACTTCATCCTTACTGTTAATTGCTTTAATTCGGAGTGTCGTTCCGTAGGTTACTAAAAAAGGCCGTTCTAAGGTCGAACTAGCGACTAACAATCCCGAACGATCCAAAACAAATGCTTCCGCTCCATAACTGATATCTAGATCGCGTAAAAATCGACTAATTTCGGAGAGCTGAAACTCAGCACTAAACACGCCTAAGAGCCGATCTTCATGATCGTATACGGGTTGATTGACGATACTCGACAGGGTTTGCGAATTGGTATAAGTATAAATTCCACCCCAGGTTGCCTCCTTTGCCGCAACCGCACTTTCATACCAAGACTGCATGCGACTATCATAATCTGGAACTGATGAAAATAGCTCCCCTCGTTCTCCACTTTCATTTAAATGATATCTTTTCAAGACATCATCGCTTTGACCTTCAGCTCTAGAGAGCAGGAATCCATCTGAGGATCGCTCGATGCCCAATAGTCCTCCGTCATTATAACTAAAGCTCAGAGAAGTTATTGAATCAAAATTATTTAAATTACTCCACAAAAAGGCTCGAACATTGTCTCGATTTTCCAGATCCAATAATCCTAACTTAACTGCCTCTCGACTAATTTCATTCACTAAATAAGCATTATTAATATAAGCAGATAACTCGCGCTCAATACCTGCCGTTACTTCCTGCCGCAGTTGGGCGCTCACTTGGTTAATTGCTCGTTGTCCGTTGCGTAGGGAAAACCATCCAGTCAGACCAACAACTAGCAAAATTTGTACTACGAAAGGAGCGACTAATACCACGGGCAATGGTATGCGAAACCGAGGGGAAATAGTCTGGGTTTTGGAGTTTTTTAACATGGAAGAGAGAGACTGAGACTTTCCTCCCAAACTCTGAATCGAGTGGATGATATGAAATAGTATTTCACGATCGAACTAAAGAGAACTAATCAAACCATTTCTGAATGAGCCGTTCAATCTCTCCATTTTGTTTGAGTTGTTGGAGAATACGATTAAATTGTTGAGTATATTCCGAGCCTTTGGGAAACGCGATCGCCGAGCCTTCCTCTCCAGTATCAAATGGATGAGAAAAATCTAAATCGGGATTTGCTGACGCATATTGCCGAGCAACGGTTGATTCAATAATTGCCCCATCTATGGTTTTTCCTTGTACGGCTTGAATAATCTCCCCAATTTTATCAAATTCTACCAGCTCAATGTCAGGAACTTTCCCTGCAGCATCGGCTTGAGTCGAGCTGACTTGTACCCCAATCCGCTTGCCAGCTAACTCCTCCGGAGGTTGAAAGCGTTTACTTTTAGGCATTAAGACAATAGTGCTTGCCTTGTAATAAATATCGGTGAAATCAACTTTAGCTTCGCGTTCCGGAGTCGGGGATAATCCTGCCATGACGAAATCGACTCGGTTCTTTTCCAATGCGGGAATTAACTCATCAAAATTCATATCCTCAATAGCTAATGTAACATTAAGTGAAGATGCGATCGCCCGAGCGAGATCGATATCAAAACCAACAATTTCGGTTTCTGCCCCAGTGGTATCTTTGAATTCATAGGGAGGATAGTCCGCAGACGTTCCCATAACTAGGGTTCTCGGGCCGCAAGCCGAGATCGATAAAATGCTCAGTAAGGTGATGATACTGAGGGACAAAAACGTCTTTAGGGATTTCATGAGTGAAATTAGCGAGAGTGGGTAGAACTGCCCAACTAAGCCGAAACCGTGCAACTTGGGATTATATCAAATATTTCCATAGTTCGTCAGTAACTATAAATTAACTATACATTCGGTTTTTGCCGAGCGATCGCCACTGAACCATCCGCTTCCCCATTTCCCCATCTCTCTATTTCCGATAGGATTTAAACCAGAACACCTTAAACT
This window of the Roseofilum casamattae BLCC-M143 genome carries:
- the psb28 gene encoding photosystem II reaction center protein Psb28, whose protein sequence is MAEIQLTRGIKEQDVPEVRLTRAKDNSSGTATFIFTDPTVFKEGNTDEVTGLHMIDEEGEIVTREVNAKFFDGKPSIVEALYVMKGEAEWDRFMRFMERYAEENGLGFQSAGK
- a CDS encoding transporter substrate-binding domain-containing protein translates to MKSLKTFLSLSIITLLSILSISACGPRTLVMGTSADYPPYEFKDTTGAETEIVGFDIDLARAIASSLNVTLAIEDMNFDELIPALEKNRVDFVMAGLSPTPEREAKVDFTDIYYKASTIVLMPKSKRFQPPEELAGKRIGVQVSSTQADAAGKVPDIELVEFDKIGEIIQAVQGKTIDGAIIESTVARQYASANPDLDFSHPFDTGEEGSAIAFPKGSEYTQQFNRILQQLKQNGEIERLIQKWFD
- the petB gene encoding cytochrome b6, which gives rise to MFTKEVRESKTFQWFQERLEIQAISDDITSKYVPPHVNIFYCLGGITLVCFLIQFATGFAMTFYYKPTVAEAFSSIQYIMNEVSFGWLIRSIHRWSASMMVLMMILHIFRVYLTGGFKKPRELTWVTGVVLAVITVTFGVTGYSLPWDQVGYWAVKIVSGVPAAVPVVGDLVVELMRGGESVGQATLTRFYSLHIFVLPWSIAVFMLAHFLMIRKQGISGPL
- a CDS encoding NAD-binding protein gives rise to the protein MSQPTQSPSTSSAKAHWDKFLVCGLGHLGQQCIIALKKFGVVVSAIEKQMPTEWELPSVAEILDELIIGDCRQPQILDRAGITVCRTVLIVTSNEEVNAHTALVVRQLNQNARIILRSSAKNLNDLLSDTLGNCFAGEPTEMTASAFGLAGLGEGILGFFNLDEQSIQIIAHKLKNNDPWCQRYLHELQTKKRCILFHLSNQFPATSSFHQWHPQQKLQAGDTLVYAQEVNKFTLNSSHHKAPYPLSSSQSNSPILLNLFRNLTEGWKRKLAQWQNTYGDRWRHMVIFQGIQSIAPICTIITIVLSIVGTFVFKSYYPDLSWLDAFYATAILLLGGYGDLFGNLEPAVKIPAWLQLFSFSLTLVGTAFVGVLYALLTEALLSYKFNLLRRSPPIPQQNHLIVVGLDRLGQQVANFLQNLDRSLVGITLNRDFDRALLPGIPIIIGNVQDALKQANLVEAKSAIVATENEMLNLEIALMVRRLNPEIHLAIGTYSQGLSQYLNHLLHNVQTIATYEVAAEAFAGAAFGENIISLLRYNNTTILVTEYQIEAIDTLHGHLISEVAYGYGVAVILHQTPGEYATLMPSDDIRLAVGDRIVVLSSIDGLKHIEQGTVQSDLRCWYVRINSASTEDSVFDGANTISRVSGYHLSASRDLMNNLPQILPKPLYLNQAERLIHQLRRSRVRAELVED
- a CDS encoding HAMP domain-containing sensor histidine kinase, translating into MLKNSKTQTISPRFRIPLPVVLVAPFVVQILLVVGLTGWFSLRNGQRAINQVSAQLRQEVTAGIERELSAYINNAYLVNEISREAVKLGLLDLENRDNVRAFLWSNLNNFDSITSLSFSYNDGGLLGIERSSDGFLLSRAEGQSDDVLKRYHLNESGERGELFSSVPDYDSRMQSWYESAVAAKEATWGGIYTYTNSQTLSSIVNQPVYDHEDRLLGVFSAEFQLSEISRFLRDLDISYGAEAFVLDRSGLLVASSTLERPFLVTYGTTLRIKAINSKDEVIQSSSEYLQRIFGDFDNLNSPQQLEFFIRGKRYFVQVTPLNNQRGIDWLIVVVVPEEDFMEEIDTNTWITIQLCLIALFISVFLGLITADWIIKSLNSLAQATERIARGHLTQHLPNSSLQEVERLSDSFNQMSEQLNHSFQALEQANETLEIRVQQRTQALQEEKEKTEEALQELQHTQAQLIQTEKMSSLGKMVGGVAHEINNPISFIYSNLPHAREYMEGLLALIHLYQKHYPEPNPEIEQQIDEIDLDFILDDFQELMDSMQNGSDRIQSIVLGLRAFARLDESEQKWADIKEGLENSLMVLQNKLHGIEVIENYEKVPNILCYAGELNQVFYQIIDNAIEAMLSADISKPRLLIETGYREPEKMVEIRISDNGKGMNEEVRSHIFDPFFTTKPVGKGTGLGLSISYQVIVEKQGGTLTCESAPSKGTTFLIELPLQSRRSKV
- a CDS encoding pentapeptide repeat-containing protein, whose protein sequence is MDQTEIIDRYQAGQRDFRGLDLSGVNLCYADLSGIDLSRSNLAGANLFHVNFSHANLSYANLYQADLSCANLFLALLSGSNLVFANLSSAYLFNINLAHADLSGANLIFANLVQADLNGAYLLQASLSQANLSGANLSSADLSRANVSGANLIKANLTEANLYQTTLDRCNAAYAKFQGADFNETNLNDTHLIHAEGLNRDRLKSSGVLYQWQGLEFYSEAELSIAQALEEQSVLFYPNCKTVLDGEAEIEAYFLVIDEGKCGILQIVDNRELSQEKLGGDSQRDRIFKQYGITTIGVYTADSCENDPHHVVREFLSRLRHPE
- the petD gene encoding cytochrome b6-f complex subunit IV; protein product: MSIEKKPALSDPKLREMLAQGMGHNYYGEPAWPNDLLYTFPVVIVGTLGCIVALAVLDPAFIGEPADPFATPLEILPEWYFYPVFQILRTVPNKLLGVLMMASIPLGLILVPFIESVNKFQNPFRRPVATAIFLFGTLVTIWLGIGAALPIDTSLTLGLF
- the rsmA gene encoding 16S rRNA (adenine(1518)-N(6)/adenine(1519)-N(6))-dimethyltransferase RsmA encodes the protein MHKPRKIFGQHWLTNDKILNRIVKAAELTERDRILEIGPGMGMLTRPLIQNAGKVISVEIDRDLCQKLMKNFKSKTNFLLLQGDFLSLDIDALLLAFPEFQNPNKVVANIPYNITGPILEKLLGKIAKPVIPSYEKIILLVQKEVAQRIIAKPSTKAFGALSVRVQYLAECQLLFDVPAKNFFPPPKVDSAAIEIAPRPIENPANNPQHLQQIVALGFAAKRKMLRNNFKSIISTDSLIPLLEQLNINPQARAENLSINDWVALSNLLYGISQINERDRG
- the mog gene encoding molybdopterin adenylyltransferase, producing MSIRIGIVTASDRASAGVYEDLSGKAIRDRLTEYLISPWEPVYKLIPDDRETIEQVLVSLIDEENCCLVVTTGGTGPAPRDVTPEATAAVCDKILPGFGELMRSVSLQYVPTAILSRQTAGIRGNGLIVNLPGKPKSIRECLDAVFPAIPYCLDLIGAPYLECNREQVKVFRPKPKS
- the ctpA gene encoding carboxyl-terminal processing protease CtpA — translated: MVKRLISIGCLVLLVGAIAFGGWMAPAHALTAEQKLYNEVWRIVNRSYLDDTFNHQNWWFVRQKALKKPLRDRQETYKAIDKMLKSLGDPFTRFLPPNQYQSLQVSTSGELSGVGLQIALEPKTGVLMVIAPIAGSPAEAAGVQTGDRILTIDGRPTSKLTIEEAANRMRGSIGTLVMLTLEQRDGTRRTVEILRDRITLNPIVTQLRSLSSDPDAPAVGYIRLTQFNAYATREMARAIANLEEQGAVAYILDLRNNPGGLLTAGIEVARQWIDRGTIVYVVNRQGVLESFEASGTALTDAPLVVLVNGGTASASEILAGALQDSDRAQLLGETTFGKGLIQSLFDLSDGSGLAVTIAKYETPDGRDINQRGIEPNRMVPLGAIDREEIATETDPQYQAALELLRETTVHYPRES